The following nucleotide sequence is from Gemmatimonadaceae bacterium.
GCCCGGCTGCAGCGTGAGCGGGAACTCGGTGCGCAAGTCGCCGCTGAACGTCTGCAGGTCGAGATCCGCGGCCAGGTTCTCGGGCAGGGTGACGCGGATGTCGCCCGAGTGCGTGTTCGCGGCAAAGGAGCCGGTGCCGCGGAAATCGCCGCGGAACTCGAAGTCGCCGCTCACGCTCTCGAAGTCGAGACCGTCGAGCGCGCCGCGCACCACCAGCGTGCCACTGACCGTCTTGCCCCGCACGGCGCCCGCCGCGTCATCCAGCCGGATATCGCCGCTCACCGTGTTGACCTGGATGCGTCCGCGGAGGTTCTCGGCGCGCACGTCGCCGCTCACGGCGTGCATTTCCACCACGTCGCTGGCGTCGCGCACCTCGATGTCGCCGCTCACCGAATTCACCAGCGTCTCGCCGGAAGTGCCGCGTACCCGTACGTTGCCCGACACCGACGAGGCCCTCACCTGCGTGCCGACCGGCACGGAGATCTCGATGCGCGACTCGCCCATACGGTTGCGCCGCGACTTGGCGTTGATGCTGACGCGCGACGGCGAGAACGACGTCTCGAAGTAGCCGATCTCGATGCTCGCGAGGATCTTCACCTCGTTCCGCGCCCATCCCGTGACGATGATGTCGCCCGAGACGAGCGCAAGGTCCACGCCGCCGCCCTTGGCGAAGGCGAACGTCGTGTCGATGCGCTGCCGCTCCTGACCCTGGCAACGCGCGGCGTCGGGAAAGATCAACAGGGCAGCGGCGGTGGCGAACAGCAGAGTGCGCATGGTCAGGTCCTGGTTAGGTGCGCGAGGGCAGCAGCGCCGCCGCTCGGAGGAGTTCCAGCTTGGTGTCGTAGGCACGGCTTACCCGATCGGCGAGGAAGGCGCTGGCCGGGTCGGCCGCCAGCGCGGCCTTGCTCTCGGCGATCGCCTGGTCGATGAGCTTCAGGTTCTTCTCGAGCACGGTCACCGTGGCGGAGTCGAGTTCGCCGCGGCGCGTCTCGATGATGTTGTGCAGGGCCGAAATCTCGCTCTCGTACGTGGCCATCCCCTTTTGGGCGGCCACCGAGACGAGTTCGGCGCGCGGGGTGGAAGTGATTGCCACGCGCTCGGTGGGTGAATCCGCCGAGCGGACGGCCACGAACCAGGTGCCGCCGGCCGACACCGCCATCAGCACCGCGGCGGCGGCGGCCACCTGCCGCGAGCTCCAGCGGGCCAGCGGACGGCGCCGTT
It contains:
- a CDS encoding zf-HC2 domain-containing protein, encoding MTQPMIPCDDALVLVSDRLDGALSDTQRAQLEAHLAACAACREVVRDLETIHAEAASLPTMTPSHDLWAGIEARIEAPVMSLNERRRPLARWSSRQVAAAAAVLMAVSAGGTWFVAVRSADSPTERVAITSTPRAELVSVAAQKGMATYESEISALHNIIETRRGELDSATVTVLEKNLKLIDQAIAESKAALAADPASAFLADRVSRAYDTKLELLRAAALLPSRT
- a CDS encoding DUF4097 family beta strand repeat-containing protein; amino-acid sequence: MRTLLFATAAALLIFPDAARCQGQERQRIDTTFAFAKGGGVDLALVSGDIIVTGWARNEVKILASIEIGYFETSFSPSRVSINAKSRRNRMGESRIEISVPVGTQVRASSVSGNVRVRGTSGETLVNSVSGDIEVRDASDVVEMHAVSGDVRAENLRGRIQVNTVSGDIRLDDAAGAVRGKTVSGTLVVRGALDGLDFESVSGDFEFRGDFRGTGSFAANTHSGDIRVTLPENLAADLDLQTFSGDLRTEFPLTLQPGQTAGRRGREMRTTINGGGARISLGTFSGDITIQKGASRPTKED